The Mycolicibacterium aichiense region GCTCTGGTACACGGTGGGGGCACATCACATCGTCCGGCCCGAGGACTGGCCGGTGATGCCCTGCGCGTACACCGGATTCCACCTCAAGCCGATCGGCTTCTTCGACGGCAATCCCGCGCTCGACCTGCCGCCGTCACCACCGAAAGGCTGTCACGCCAATCACTGACAACCACCGACGCTGCACCGCAACGTAATTCGGGAGCAGCTTTTAGTCCGGGGCACCGAGGGCGGCGAGAATGTTACGGAATTCTCGCCGCTGCTCGGCGGACAGGCCCGCCATCAGCCGCTGCTCGGCGGCTCGCACACCCGTCTCGGTGCTGCTCAACAGCTCCGCACCGGCGCGGGTCAGCTTCGCCGGCAGCGACCGGCCCGAGGTCACGGTGTCGGGGCGGGTGACCAGCCCGCGTTCTTCGAGGCTACGCAGCACCATGTTCATCGCCTGTGGCGAGACGCCGGTGTCGCGGGCCAGTTCGGCGTTCGAGCGGTCGGGGAAGCGCGACAGAATTCGCATGCAGATGTACTGGGGGAACGACAGGCTGGCAGGTTCCAGCGCGGTGGCGCTCACTTCGGCGCGCAGCGCCGAGGCCACCCGGTGCATCAGATAGCCCAGCGGCTCATCGTGGCCTCCACCCATGTCAATGATATTGACATATATCAACTTGATTGATAGTCGTGGAGGTATGAGCACAGAGGATCTTTTTGATTCGGCCTACCGTCAGTCGGCTCCGGAGTTCGCGGGCTTTCGTCCGCCATGGAGCATCGACGAGCCGCAGCCCGAAATCGCGGCACTCATCGACCAGGGCAAGTTCCACGGCGATGTCCTCGACGCCGGCTGCGGGGAGGCGGCCGTCTCGATCCACCTCGCCGAGCGCGGGTTCACCACTGTCGGCCTGGACCTGTCGCCCGCGGCCATCGAGCTGGCCCGGGCGGAGGCGGCCAAGCGCGGCCTACACAACGCGAGTTTCGAGGTCGCCGACATCAGCGACTTCGGCGGCTACGACGGCAGATTTGGCACCATCGTCGACTCGACGCTGTTCCACTCGATGCCGGTGGAGTTGCGCGACGGGTATCAGCGCTCGATCGTGCGTGCGGCCGCACCGGGGGCGTCCTACTTCGTCCTGGTCTTCGATGCCGCAACGATGCCAGCCAACGGGCCCGCGCATCCCGTGACCGCTGACGAGTTGCGCGCTGCGGTCGAGCCGTACTGGGTGATCGACGAGATCCGGCCGGCCCGTATTCACGCGAACGTGCCGGAGCAGATGGCACACATGGTGGAGTTCGCCGGTGGTGACCTGCGCGAGGAGGCCAAGGGCCGCAAGTCGATGGCGGCCTGGCTGCTCTCGGCGCACCTCGGGTGAATCCGTCCGCGACGGGGCGCTGCGTGTCGTAGGCTCTGCCGCATGGAACTACTACGTCATGTAGTTGTACTGGTGCATATCGTCGGGTTCGCGGTGACGTTCGGCGCGTGGGCGGCCGAGGGGGCTGCCCGAAGGTTTCGCAC contains the following coding sequences:
- a CDS encoding class I SAM-dependent methyltransferase, with the translated sequence MSTEDLFDSAYRQSAPEFAGFRPPWSIDEPQPEIAALIDQGKFHGDVLDAGCGEAAVSIHLAERGFTTVGLDLSPAAIELARAEAAKRGLHNASFEVADISDFGGYDGRFGTIVDSTLFHSMPVELRDGYQRSIVRAAAPGASYFVLVFDAATMPANGPAHPVTADELRAAVEPYWVIDEIRPARIHANVPEQMAHMVEFAGGDLREEAKGRKSMAAWLLSAHLG
- a CDS encoding MarR family winged helix-turn-helix transcriptional regulator: MGGGHDEPLGYLMHRVASALRAEVSATALEPASLSFPQYICMRILSRFPDRSNAELARDTGVSPQAMNMVLRSLEERGLVTRPDTVTSGRSLPAKLTRAGAELLSSTETGVRAAEQRLMAGLSAEQRREFRNILAALGAPD